The stretch of DNA AAGAATTGTCAAAGGCGATCCCAAGGTTGTTACAAGCTGCGGAGAAACTGCCGCCTGCGGTTTGAATGTCAGGGGCATACCGACATTTCACGATAATGAAGAAGGTTCCAAGCGCGGTAAAAATACAATTTTTTGTTTTGAGATGGATGGCATAAGATTCTGCCACTGCGGCGATCTTGGACATCTGCTTACAGAAAAGCAGGCTGAGGCCATCGGACCCGTTGATATTTTATTCATTCCTGTCGGCGGAGTCTTTACAATAGACAGCCAGGATGCAAAGAGAGTGATTGAGCTGCTTAAACCGTCTGTGGCCATTCCCATGCATTATCATGTCGGAGGCCTCTCAATCTCTGTAGCCGGCATTGATCCATTCTTAGATGGTCTCCCGGAAGAAGATATACTGGGAGTCGGTAATGAGATTGATTTCAATAAAGAAGACATGTCTCCAAAAACTGAATACTGGGTCTTTTCACCTTAAGTGAAAGCCCTTTTAAAAAATAAACTTAAAAAAAAGATTACAGATACAGAGCGTCTTCGACTCTGCCCATTTCTATGGGAGTTGTTTTAGATCCTACTGCAGCACCTTTTGTATTAACCAGAATGCCGGCTCCGACTGTACGGGAACCATAGTTCAAAGTTCCCACCGCCACTGGAACCTTAAACAGAGATTTCAGCATATCTTGTTCCTCTTTTGTAGCCAGAGGGTGGCAGAGCAGGCCTTTGTTAGTAACAGCGCAGACGGATCCGACAGTATTGTATCCTGCAACAGAACCTTTGACGACTTCCACGTTGAGTGTGTCGGCAATCGTTTTGATGCTGGCATTGTCCAGGTCGGGATTCACAAGTGCAGCGTTGTCATTCACAAGAATGTTATTGCCAAATGCGTTCACACGGTCTTTGATCCTTCTGAAACGAAGTTTACCGCGTAAAGGCCTAAGCTCTGAAAGCGAGGCCATGTCGGATGTCACGGCCCCGTAAGAATTCATAGCCATTAGGGTACCAAGGATGGTGCTAGAAGCCAAACTCGTCCTTATTACATCTACTTCAAGACATGCCTGGATATCATCCACGAGCGAGTCTTGACAATCTAAAGGAACTAATGAGATCTCTTCATTAGCTACACAGTAGACTCCTATGAACGGATTGCCATTGTAGCTGGAGAGTCTCATCATATGACGTCACCGCGGGTTTAGTTGCTTGCCACGGAGTTGTCTGGAAGAGATACTTCAACGAGATCGTCCTCAAATTTCACAGCTTTTACAGTTATGTGAATTGGAGGGTTTGTAATCCCGCGGGCCCATATGGCTTCGTTTAGACCTTTGTCGATCCATACATCATCTTCGCTGACCTTCATGTGTCTTGCAACATTGGAACGCAGCTCGCTGATAGCTCTTCTAGCTCTCTGTGTACGAGGTACTGCTCTTGTCTTTCTGAGTGTTATGTTGATAATTCTCTCATCCATATTATCCACCATGTTGCTCACTCCTTCAGATCGTTATGTCTCCAGTTTCTCCTCTTAGGATGACGGAGTACATTTCTGTTAGTCCTAATCATAACCCATGCAGGGACTCTGCGGTTAGTTTTGTCCGCCCTCATTAGGCGGCCTTTCATAGCGGCGGGCTTGTTCCTAGCCATAAACTTTACACCCTTTCAATTTTAATTTCACGCCTCTGAGGCGAAATCTGTCTTAGAATCGCTTTCAGAGTAGCATCGTCTATTTGATTTTGGATACGCCCCATCTGCATGAGGCGGAGCAGCTGTTCTTCAACGGCTGCAGCTACATCTGGATACGCCATTTTCACCTTTGCCAGTCTTTCTCTGGCTTCCGGAGTTAATATCTGGCGCATAATGGCCTGACGCTCTGCTTCCATCTGTTTCGCACGTTCTTCCATCATGGCCTGCTGCTGCAACTGTGACTCTTGTGACTGCTGCAATTGCGCCATTTTCCGTCGGCGAAGTTCTTCAAGCTCAGCGTCATGCATATGTTTCACTCCTGAATAAGTATTAGTTATTCATTTCGTCGTAAACTTCCTTGGCAACGTTGTCAAGGAATGACTGACCCTTTGGAGATATCATTCTGCCGTTTTTCTTGTCTTTTAACAAAAATCCAGCATTTTCAAGTTGGATCAGGCATCTTCTTGCGATTGCACGGGATCCCTTGATAGCTCTGTTCGGTTTGGAACCGCGGTCAGCAAAGCCACCGTATTCAGCGGCGAGTCTGGACGTTCCCATTGGGCCTTTTGTATAAACTTTTCTCATAACGGAAGCTGCACGGATAAACCACCAGTCTTCCTGAACTGGAGCATTTTCAGTATGCCTTCCAGTTTTTACGAATTCTGCCCATTCCGGGACTGCGATCGCATCGACCTGCTTTAATTTTTCAGCGGCCTTCATGATAAGCTTCTCCGGCGGGACATCATAGACAGTAACCATTTGAATCTACCTCTAATGGCATTTGTTCTCTATTATTGAATATAGATAATGCTACCTCCCACCAATATTACACTTATATTTAAGCCTATATGTTACTTTGGCGCTGGAAAAGCAGTCTGGGACAATAATATAGAAATTGCCATTTCCCTGATAGCCAGATACGAATAGAACTATGTTGAGTTTCTATCAGATTCCGACCGTAACAGGTATGCATTTAAAGCAATTAACGAAAGAGAGCATGAAGTGTTTACAAAGCTTTCGCAGGAATTTTTCTAAATTGAGAAAGCTCATCTCCTGATCAATCAACTAATGATGAATAAGACTTTGACAGTTTTGACGGGAGGCCATCGAAGAAATTACCGAATCCGCTGATGAGAGCATCGTACTCAAACAGACGAAAAACTAATGCTGGAAAAGCTCAAGCGGTCGCATCTTTACTATTCAGAATTTTACTCATCGCGAACCACTTCGGATTGAATCTTCCTTATCATCTGTCGATTTCTCTTCTTTATTTTTCTTGTCTTCGAACATTGCATATTCTTTATCGATTGCTTTGACATAGTCGAGCTTGTCAACGTAGTCTCTGATTGCTCTCACTATGAATTCAGACCTGTTACTGTAATCGTCATTTGTTACGTAATAGTCAACCCTTTTCAGCAATGCACCTGGAATTAACAGTTTAAAAGGCGTCTTAGGACTCTTAGA from Candidatus Methanomassiliicoccus intestinalis Issoire-Mx1 encodes:
- a CDS encoding translation initiation factor IF-6 — translated: MMRLSSYNGNPFIGVYCVANEEISLVPLDCQDSLVDDIQACLEVDVIRTSLASSTILGTLMAMNSYGAVTSDMASLSELRPLRGKLRFRRIKDRVNAFGNNILVNDNAALVNPDLDNASIKTIADTLNVEVVKGSVAGYNTVGSVCAVTNKGLLCHPLATKEEQDMLKSLFKVPVAVGTLNYGSRTVGAGILVNTKGAAVGSKTTPIEMGRVEDALYL
- a CDS encoding 50S ribosomal protein L39e, yielding MARNKPAAMKGRLMRADKTNRRVPAWVMIRTNRNVLRHPKRRNWRHNDLKE
- a CDS encoding CopG family ribbon-helix-helix protein, which gives rise to MSSKSPKTPFKLLIPGALLKRVDYYVTNDDYSNRSEFIVRAIRDYVDKLDYVKAIDKEYAMFEDKKNKEEKSTDDKEDSIRSGSR
- a CDS encoding 30S ribosomal protein S19e, with protein sequence MVTVYDVPPEKLIMKAAEKLKQVDAIAVPEWAEFVKTGRHTENAPVQEDWWFIRAASVMRKVYTKGPMGTSRLAAEYGGFADRGSKPNRAIKGSRAIARRCLIQLENAGFLLKDKKNGRMISPKGQSFLDNVAKEVYDEMNN
- a CDS encoding MBL fold metallo-hydrolase, encoding MKIIWHGHSCFEIRDGITVVTDPHDGKSIGIKPPVVKADVVLVSHDHFDHNCVRIVKGDPKVVTSCGETAACGLNVRGIPTFHDNEEGSKRGKNTIFCFEMDGIRFCHCGDLGHLLTEKQAEAIGPVDILFIPVGGVFTIDSQDAKRVIELLKPSVAIPMHYHVGGLSISVAGIDPFLDGLPEEDILGVGNEIDFNKEDMSPKTEYWVFSP
- a CDS encoding DNA-binding protein — its product is MHDAELEELRRRKMAQLQQSQESQLQQQAMMEERAKQMEAERQAIMRQILTPEARERLAKVKMAYPDVAAAVEEQLLRLMQMGRIQNQIDDATLKAILRQISPQRREIKIERV
- a CDS encoding 50S ribosomal protein L31e, with translation MDERIINITLRKTRAVPRTQRARRAISELRSNVARHMKVSEDDVWIDKGLNEAIWARGITNPPIHITVKAVKFEDDLVEVSLPDNSVASN